A genomic stretch from Microplitis mediator isolate UGA2020A chromosome 10, iyMicMedi2.1, whole genome shotgun sequence includes:
- the LOC130676275 gene encoding NEDD4-like E3 ubiquitin-protein ligase WWP2 — translation MLSRKNKDLRTIKEGVVGKYVKKETPPEMPIINVWTTEPNRRNRRQHNQAAIPATMPVPQQPSMVQKFGNTKTTTSAVGLGSHEGKYTPNSSVPDLAQRFASLSVNPGVIEGAASRTATPSYHPRLSPTISSSHTYVNQYAGSEYHLDRVQTPQLPYIPFESDGAFDDFNKAYNPEYSRAHSERSSSRNEQPAELPLPPGWSVDFTLRGRKYYIDHNTKTTHWSHPLEKEGLPTGWERIESPEYGVYYVNHITRQAQYEHPCYPSELQQQIRVVSPPRHTHFHSHSVLVPANPYLNEEIPHWLYVYSRASITLDRKLRWELFRLPELDCFNAMLTRLYKQELEEVVMRYEEYRSALLCEMEQRLKELNPENESSAGAVALRRSLP, via the exons atgttatcgCGTAAGAACAAAGATTTAAGAACAATCAAGGAAGGCGTAGTGGGTAAATATGTGAAGAAAGAAACTCCACCTGAAATGCCaa tcATTAATGTCTGGACGACTGAACCCAACAGAAGAAATAGAAGACAACACAATCAAGCAGCGATTCCTGCGACAATG ccaGTACCTCAGCAACCGAGTATGGTACAGAAATTTGGCAACACAAAGACGACGACAAGTGCAGTAGGTTTAGGAAGTCATGAAGGAAAGTATACACCAAATAGCTCTGTCCCTGATTTAGCTCAAAG ATTTGCTAGTCTATCTGTTAATCCTGGTGTTATTGAAGGTGCGGCGTCAAGAACAGCTACACCTTCATATCATCCGAGATTATCACCAACAATATCATCATCGCATACATACGTCAACCAGTATGCTGGTTCAGAGTATCATCTTGATCGTGTCCAGACACCGCAGTTGCCTTACATACCTTTTGAAAGTGACGGAGCTTTTGATGACTTCAACAAAGCTTACAATcctga GTACAGTCGGGCACATTCAGAGAGATCGAGTTCGCGTAATGAACAACCAGCAGAGTTGCCATTACCACCAGGATGGTCAGTTGATTTTACATTGAGAGGAAGAAAGTATTATATTGACCATAATACTAAAACTACCCATTGGTCCCATCCGTTGGAGAAAGAAGGACTACCGACTGGTTGGGAAAGAATCGAATCACCTGAATATGGTGTTTATTATGTCAA tcatATAACTAGACAAGCGCAGTACGAGCATCCTTGTTATCCATCAGAACTTCAACAGCAAATACGTGTCGTATCACCACCACGACACACTCATTTCCATTCCCACAGTGTATTGGTACCAGCGAATCCTTATTTGAATGAAGAAATTCCTCATTGGCTGTATGTGTACAGCAGAGCATCAATAACACTTGACCGAAAATTACGATGGGAATTATTTCGTCTGCCAGAACTTGATTGTTTCAATGCGATGCTCACTAGACTTTACAAACAAGAACTAGAGGAAGTTGTAATGAGATACGAAGAATATCG gtcAGCGCTGCTCTGTGAAATGGAGCAAAGATTAAAAGAACTAAATCCTGAGAATGAATCATCAGCAGGCGCAGTCGCTTTGCGTCGATCTTTGccttaa
- the LOC130676272 gene encoding serine/threonine-protein phosphatase 2A 56 kDa regulatory subunit epsilon isoform: MSSGTFVDRIDPFAKRSLKKKSKKSQGSSRYRNSQDVELQQLPQLKDVTPSEQEDLFIRKLQQCCVAFDFMDPVADLKGKEIKRSTLNELVEYITAGRGVLTEPVYPEIIKMISANLFRTLPPSENPDFDPEEDDPTLEASWPHLQLVYEFFLRFLESSDFQPAIGKKVIDQKFVLQLLELFDSEDPRERDFLKTVLHRIYGKFLGLRAFIRKQINNIFLRFVYETEHFNGVGELLEILGSIINGFALPLKVEHKQFLVKVLLPLHKVKCLSLYHAQLAYCVVQFLEKDASLTEPVVRGLLKFWPKTCSQKEVMFLGEIEEILDVIEPSQFVKIQEPLFRQIARCVSSPHFQVAERALYFWNNEYIMSLIEENNHVIMGIMFPALYRISKEHWNQTIVALVYNVLKTFMEMNSKLFDELTASYKSERQKEKKREKERDELWKKLNELEIERRGTLTATSNTPVPATPASATRARP; the protein is encoded by the exons ATGTTACTCCGTCGGAACAGGAAGACTTGTTCATTAGAAAACTACAGCAATGTTGCGTTGCCTTCGACTTTATGGACCCCGTTGCAGATCTCAAGGGTAAGGAAATCAAGCGCAGCACCCTCAATGAACTGGTCGAGTACATCACAGCAGGACGTGGAGTTCTTACTGAACCCGTTTACCCCGAGATCATCAAGAtg atttcggcaaatttatttcgaacgtTGCCACCGAGTGAAAATCCAGACTTTGATCCTGAAGAGGATGATCCAACATTAGAAGCAAGCTGGCCCCATTTACAACTGGTCTATGAATTCTTTTTACGTTTTCTCGAGTCATCGGATTTTCAGCCGGCGAttggaaaaaaagttattgaccAAAAATTCGTGttacaa CTGCTAGAATTATTTGACTCAGAAGACCCAAGAGAAagagattttttgaaaacggTTTTGCATCGCATATACGGTAAATTTCTCGGCCTGCGAGCTTTCATACGCAAACAGATTAACAACATTTTCCTGAG GTTTGTGTACGAGACAGAGCACTTTAATGGCGTTGGAGAGTTACTGGAAATTTTAGGCAGCATTATCAACGGATTCGCACTCCCGCTGAAAGTCGAGCATAAGCAATTTTTAGTCAAG GTGCTATTACCACTGCATAAAGTTAAATGTTTATCGCTATATCACGCGCAACTTGCGTACTGCGTGGTGCAATTTCTTGAAAAAGATGCATCACTAACGGAACCAGTAGTACGAGGGCTTCTTAAATTCTGGCCTAAGACATGCAGCCAGAAGGAGGTGATGTTTCTCGGCGAGATTGAAGAGATACTTGATGTTATAGAACCTAGCCAATTTGTTAAAATACAAGAGCCTTTGTTCAGGCAAATAGCGCGCTGTGTTTCGTCGCCGCACTTTCAG GTCGCAGAGAGGGCATTGTATTTCTGGAACAATGAATATATTATGTCGCTGATTGAAGAAAACAATCATGTGATAATGGGAATAATGTTCCCGGCGCTGTACAGGATCAGCAAGGAGCACTGGAACCAGACGATTGTTGCTCTTGTTTATAATGTTCTTAAAACTTTTATGGAAATGAACAGCAAGCTTTTTGATGAACTAACTGCCAGTTATAAATCCGAGAGgcaaaa agAAAAGAAACGAGAAAAAGAGAGAGATGAATTATGGAAAAAGTTGAATGAATTAGAGATTGAACGACGCGGGACACTTACGGCAACATCAAACACTCCAGTTCCTGCCACTCCTGCATCTGCGACACGAGCTCGTCCCTGA